Sequence from the Segatella copri genome:
TTGGGCATTCAAAGAAAATTCTGATATTATTCGTCAGGCAATGATGAGCGCAAAGGTTTCGCATAGCCATGTTGAGGGATTGATTGGTGCTACTGCGGTAGCAGATTGTGTACATGCTTTAAAAGCATATAAACAAAAAGATTTGATTAGGGTAATAGCAAAACAATATTATGGCTCTGATTGGAATAAAAATCTTATTCCAAGAAGGAAATGGGCAGAAACTTGCCAAGAATGCGTTCCACTCGCCTTTATGATAGTCCTTAATAGTGGTAGCTTCGAGGATGCAATCAGATATGCTGTATCCTACGGCGGTGATAGCGATACGATGGGAGCAATCGTTGGTTCAATCGCTCAGCCACTCTTTGGTATTCCACAAGAAATGGAGGAAAAAGCATTGAACTATCTCCCTTTGGATATGAAGAATGTAGTAACTAAATTTATTGATAGATATGGCGAATAAGGAAGATTTAATCAAGCACTGCCGATACTATAGAGGTGGTGAGAACCCAAATACCAACGAAAATATGGCTTGGTTTTGGGATATGGAAAGAGTGTATGTTAATAGCGAAGGAAAGTTTAAAGGTGAGGAAGAATATTATAAGAAAATCAATGGTAAGGAATATAAGGGGATTCCACATACATTGCTTATTATAATGTTCACTTCATGGGCTAAAGCAGCCTACAATATTAAGGAAGAGATAGATAGGTTCTATAAGCTGATAGACGAATACCTCTTTATCCCAAACGACCATTTCCCAGAGGATAAAATTCCAAACGAACTATAACGAAAAAGGTGCGCCGTAATGGTACACCTTTTTTGTTTAATATCCGATATTGCTATCCTTTACATAAGATAAATCTCTTATTTCTTGCCCTATAACCTCGCAGTCTATGTAGGTCTTTCCACCTTCTTCATAAACCTTTGTTATTCGCATTCGTGTTCCTCTCTGAAAGAGTGTTTCGTGCTCGGAACTATACGTAGAGAAACGGCTTACTCCATCCCAACTTCTTTTATCACCACAACCGAAAGCAGAGAAAGGTTCTACGTAAGCAGCCTTTGTTCCTTTTGGTGCATATATGTTCATGATAACACTTCGAGTATTGAAGCCTTTTCCTTTTCGGCTACCAGTTGACATAAAACCACCTTCTTGCATTTCCATTCCAACAAGGTCTTGAAGGTTTTTTGGCATAGAACCGCCAGCAAACTTAATTCGTGATTCAATAACTTTCATTCCATCATCACCTCTTGTAAACCACATATCGGTAGGAAGTTCGTTCTTTTCTATATAGCTTGTTATATTATTAACCTTCTCTATGAACCTTTCCTTCGTTTGGTAATTATCATATTTTCTTCCTTGTAATGGTTCATTTACATCGCAATAATGATGAGTGTATTCGTATGTGAAATCTTTTTCTTTTTCTGTTGCTGCTATCCATTGTTTGGATGCAACATCTACGAGGGTTTTATCAGCTTTTGCACCATTACCCTTATCCCATACTGCGGCATCTTTCCTTGATTGAGAGAATCGGTCTGTATCAAATACAACATTCTTCGCATTTCGTTTTGCTTTCGCATTAATAAGCGTTTCTTTCTTTTGCTTAGCTTCATAAAGCAACTGCTCAGCAAGGGTCTTATCCTTTGCGAGCATAGCGTGTTCAAGGTCATAGATAAGCTTATGATATATCTTGCTCTGTGTCTTATAACCTTTTACGTCAGCATAAGCTTTATTGATATTTACCCAATCAATCGCCGTATTTACCTCATCAAGCTTTTTGAGATATGCCGCTTGCGATACCTTCCATGTAGCATACTTCTGCTGAACCCCGTGCATATTTCCACCAAGGAAATCAACTGCCTCAAATTGCAATTTGCTAGCTTGCTTTTCAAGCGTCAAGCTTTGCCATTGAGCCAACTTCGCTTCTACGGCATCATATACTCCGTGCAATTCCTGTGACGTGAACTGCTTATGCCACTTATTGACATCAGGGATGAGAGCGGAAAGTGATAGTTCATCCTTTTTAATAGCAGAAATGGCGTTTGCGAGCGTTTTTGCTTCTTTCCTTGCTAATGTATAGTTAGCAGACTTTAATGCGCTTAGAACGGAAGAAACATCGGTTTCTCCGTAATTAGCAGCCACCTTCATAACATTCATCGCAACCTTGCGGTCAGTCCATGCAAGTTTAGTCTGATAACCTCGCTTGAATCTATCAAACAAAAAAGCTATCTCTGAAGCACTCTTTTTGTCCTTGATAGCATAACGGATAGCATAGTACCGTTCAAAGAGGTCTTGGCTCTTTATATCCGTAACAGATTTACTACCGAGCAGATTATGAACCAAGCCATTGTAATAGTCACGTCTATGCTTATCCCATCGGCTCTGTATTTTATCTATCTGCTCCTTAGTTCTAAGGGCGTGGCGTTCCTTTGCCTTCGCAAGTATAAGCTCCTTAGAAGAAACCGCCTTTAACCCCAATTTCTTGCGGTCTGACGGGCTTAAAAGATGTACCCAATACTTTGTGTTGTCTTGTAAATGCCAAGCCAATTTACCCTTCATTCCTGCCTTCACGATAGCTTCGGAGTTATCCTTGATGTATTGATTGTACTTTTCTGGCATAGTGAGCACGGCAAAAGGGGAGACGTAGTTACTCATATCCTCGCCAGCCATCAAGCGTTTATAAAACTCCTTCTTCTCCTCGCCTTGTATAGTGATAGGGTCTGAGGTGCAGATACATTGAGGATGCCAAGAAATCCATACGTAATCTTTCGGGTAGCGACCTTCAAGGTCGTTGCATATATCATCAATATTATGCTGTGGTGATACGTGAATATACTGACCGATAACGAATGGTTCGTTCTGCCATCGTTCATTTCTTGCCTTGTGATATGCGGAATTTATCTCCGTTCTTGCTACTCTGAGAGCGTTCTTTCTCGCCGAGCGGTAAACACCCATGCCTACCTTCTCCAATGGCTCTTCAATAAAGCGCACCTTGCCGTCTATGATTCTACGTCTGCGCCAAGTCACCACATCTTTCTTCTTTCCGTTCTTCTGAACCTTGATAGTATGATAACGGCGATACATCATATCTGGGTCGTTGAGATACTTTCGTATGCTCTTGCCTACTTCCTCTGCTGATGAGCCTTTTTTGATTCCGTCCGCAATGGTATCACTCATAGCCATTTCAAATTCACTCTTTGTCTGTTGGCAGTAGTTCCAAATAATCTGAGCGAGATTCAATCCGTTCTTTGTTTTCAAGCGATTTGAAATAAACGTGGCTGCGGCGGTATCTCGTGCGACCCTTATAGCTTTATCAGTAAGCACGGAATAACCGCCTATAACCATTTCATCGTGGTTATACGCCAACGCAACGCCATCGGTGATACCGCTCTTATAACAAAGAAGGCTATTCTGATAGTAATCATTAAAGATGTCGTTCAAACGAGCCTTTAACTGCGGAAAGTTATCAAAGTTGAAAAGCACATCATCTTCGAGCACATCTTCTCCATAGCCAAGAGAGGTGAGCTTCTTGACATAATCGCTGTATAATCTGCCCAACCGCTTGTTATAAACGGCGAACAGATTATTCAGTTGTTCTTTCTGCTGTTTTGATGTGAGCTTCTTTGACATAGTTATTCTTCTTCCTCTTCTTCATTGGAAACTGACTGACTTCCACTTGCGGCACTACCAAGTCCCGAAAGGGCTGCTTGCTGCGCCAACGCTTCTTCCTGTTCACTCTTCATTTCTTCCTCAACCTTATCAGGGTCATCATTGAGAGGGTTAAGCTCGATAGCACGGCGATTAGAGGTAGATTTCGCACCACCATTGGATGAAGTGATAAGTTGCAACATTTCAACATCATTCTTTGGCAGATATGGCTTGAAGACCGGTTCAAAGTCAATCTGCTCAGCAACACTCTGGTCGATACCTTTTACGTAAACTCCCGTATTACAGATGCCGTTAGCTACGATATTCGAGCGGCGAGTAAACATTTCACCGAACATTTCTGTCTTTAAATCCGCTTTCATATAAGGAGCGGTGAACATCAAACGGATAGCCGCACCCGAGGTGTTGCTGCCCAAAGTCTTCATATTCTCAAAGCTGATGTCGGCTGTTGAGGTAAATGAATAGATGATATTGAAGAGATAAGCAATTTCACCCTTCACACTCTCAGGTGATTT
This genomic interval carries:
- a CDS encoding ADP-ribosylglycohydrolase family protein, producing MIGAIIGDIVGSKYEFNNTFDYNFKLFDKDCNFTDDTICTIAVADAILKKGGDEKPNVEDYSISLQYWCQKYLNPMGGYGASFAKWVRSSNPQPYDSFGNGAAMRVSPVGWAFKENSDIIRQAMMSAKVSHSHVEGLIGATAVADCVHALKAYKQKDLIRVIAKQYYGSDWNKNLIPRRKWAETCQECVPLAFMIVLNSGSFEDAIRYAVSYGGDSDTMGAIVGSIAQPLFGIPQEMEEKALNYLPLDMKNVVTKFIDRYGE
- a CDS encoding ADP-ribosyltransferase encodes the protein MSKKLTSKQQKEQLNNLFAVYNKRLGRLYSDYVKKLTSLGYGEDVLEDDVLFNFDNFPQLKARLNDIFNDYYQNSLLCYKSGITDGVALAYNHDEMVIGGYSVLTDKAIRVARDTAAATFISNRLKTKNGLNLAQIIWNYCQQTKSEFEMAMSDTIADGIKKGSSAEEVGKSIRKYLNDPDMMYRRYHTIKVQKNGKKKDVVTWRRRRIIDGKVRFIEEPLEKVGMGVYRSARKNALRVARTEINSAYHKARNERWQNEPFVIGQYIHVSPQHNIDDICNDLEGRYPKDYVWISWHPQCICTSDPITIQGEEKKEFYKRLMAGEDMSNYVSPFAVLTMPEKYNQYIKDNSEAIVKAGMKGKLAWHLQDNTKYWVHLLSPSDRKKLGLKAVSSKELILAKAKERHALRTKEQIDKIQSRWDKHRRDYYNGLVHNLLGSKSVTDIKSQDLFERYYAIRYAIKDKKSASEIAFLFDRFKRGYQTKLAWTDRKVAMNVMKVAANYGETDVSSVLSALKSANYTLARKEAKTLANAISAIKKDELSLSALIPDVNKWHKQFTSQELHGVYDAVEAKLAQWQSLTLEKQASKLQFEAVDFLGGNMHGVQQKYATWKVSQAAYLKKLDEVNTAIDWVNINKAYADVKGYKTQSKIYHKLIYDLEHAMLAKDKTLAEQLLYEAKQKKETLINAKAKRNAKNVVFDTDRFSQSRKDAAVWDKGNGAKADKTLVDVASKQWIAATEKEKDFTYEYTHHYCDVNEPLQGRKYDNYQTKERFIEKVNNITSYIEKNELPTDMWFTRGDDGMKVIESRIKFAGGSMPKNLQDLVGMEMQEGGFMSTGSRKGKGFNTRSVIMNIYAPKGTKAAYVEPFSAFGCGDKRSWDGVSRFSTYSSEHETLFQRGTRMRITKVYEEGGKTYIDCEVIGQEIRDLSYVKDSNIGY